One window of the Pyxicephalus adspersus chromosome 5, UCB_Pads_2.0, whole genome shotgun sequence genome contains the following:
- the ASTE1 gene encoding single-strand DNA endonuclease ASTE1 produces MGIQGLMSFVSSNRNFLNDIHMRNTKLIIDGNNMYHQLYFDSGLDLVHGGDYDAFTDLLNKFFESLSVCNIQAYVVFDGGCDISDKKLETQKQRIRDKIKKAYSLSTGRSGTVLPFLIRDVCLQVLRKLNVPFVQCFSEADSEIVALANLWNCPVLTFDSDFCIYDIKAGYCPMNAFQWKNICSMKGSHDCYIPARSFLAQRFCNYFNNLNLALLPLFAVLTGNDYISLPALETFFSRVHLPIGNISHSGRKHMRIQGLLNWLSGFAEVKEAMEKVMNYLHLKDRESVRQLLYSAMEEYNLNNTVNLEQFFHGGLYVSPTAVQLNVPDWVQGALAKGALCPLLSDALILRRVFLHAQVEDFRRLSVHFVTKPIRKVIYALLLNMYQSSQHELQGSKRPKQISVEEYDRLETNLRRSKVEISLISEDSDEDLRLQNLPQLPLATRLKLLLRTMEVKMTDLKSVAPAHQLTLSIVCYWIRHTDPKVKLHHFKAVLIGIVYGEIFDTLNNTEYQDDGPRVVYEQIKRIKSEGAHHKKLNLEDLHILCQWQCCVKNVLSLNQLLCKPLPEPDITRLYSGSLVYNLVQKLKTSSTTEDIFKPCPPMDTLYRDFVGAVMSAIPPDCFQNRSKSASKKSKKNAKSGNIKMPDRIKNPQQCDTTNRFAALLLDD; encoded by the exons ATGGGAATTCAAGGATTAATGAGCTTTGTGAGCTCTAACAGAAACTTCCTCAATGATATTCATATGAGAAACACAAAACTAATTATTGATGGAAACAATATGTACCACCAGTTATACTTTGATTCTGGTTTGGACCTTGTACATGGTGGAGACTATGATGCATTTACTGACCTCCTTAATAAATTTTTTGAAAGTTTGTCAGTGTGCAACATACAAGCTTATGTTGTGTTTGATGGAGGATGTGATATATCTGATAAGAAACTGGAAACCCAAAAACAACGTATCAGGGACAAAATCAAGAAGGCTTATAGTCTGTCCACAGGAAGATCTGGCACTGTGCTTCCTTTTCTGATAAGGGATGTATGCCTGCAAGTCTTGAGAAAGCTGAATGTACCATTTGTCCAGTGTTTCTCAGAAGCTGATAGCGAAATAGTTGCACTAGCCAACCTGTGGAACTGTCCCGTGCTGACTTTTGACAGTGACTTCTGTATCTATGATATAAAGGCTGGTTATTGCCCCATGAATGCCTTTCAGTGGAAAAATATTTGCAGTATGAAAGGAAGCCATGATTGTTATATACCAGCCCGCAGTTTCTTAGCACAGagattttgcaattattttaacaatttaaaccTGGCTTTACTGCCTCTTTTTGCTGTTCTTACTGGGAATGACTACATCAGCCTCCCTGCTCTGGAGACCTTTTTTAGTAGGGTTCATTTGCCAATAGGAAATATAAGTCACAGTGGCAGGAAACACATGCGGATTCAAGGCCTATTAAATTGGCTGTCTGGATTTGCGGAAGTAAAGGAAGCCATGGAGAAAGTGATGAACTATCTTCACTTAAAGGATAGGGAATCGGTCAGACAGCTCCTTTATTCAGCCATGGAAGAATATAACCTTAATAACACAGTCAACCTTGAGCAGTTTTTTCATGGAGGTTTGTATGTATCTCCCACTGCAGTGCAGCTAAACGTACCGGATTGGGTGCAAGGTGCTTTAGCAAAAGGAGCTCTCTGTCCATTGCTGAGTGATGCTTTGATTCTTAGAAGAGTATTTCTTCATGCACAAGTTGAGGACTTTAGGAGGTTATCTGTTCACTTTGTAACTAAGCCAATTCGTAAGGTTATCTATGCACTATTACTAAACATGTACCAGAGCTCACAACATGAGCTTCAAGGAAGTAAGAGGCCCAAGCAAATATCTGTTGAAGAGTATGACAGATTGGAGACTAACCTAAGACGATCAAAGGTGGAGATAAGTTTAATTTCTGAAGACAGCGATGAAGATCTTAGACTTCAAAATCTTCCACAG CTCCCCTTGGCCACAAGATTAAAGCTTCTCCTAAGGACCATGGAAGTTAAAATGACTGATTTGAAGTCTGTAGCTCCAGCTCACCAACTTACACTGTCTATTGTTTGTTATTGGATCAGGCACACTGACCCAAAAGTGAAACTGCATCATTTCAAAGCTGTCCTAATAGGAATTGTTTATGGAGAGATCTTTGACACATTGAATAACACTG AGTATCAGGATGATGGTCCTCGGGTAGTGTATGAGCAGATAAAACGGATAAAGTCGGAAGGTGCACACCACAAGAAGCTGAATCTGGAGGATCTCCATATACTGTGCCAATGGCAGTGTTGCGTGAAGAATGTCTTGTCTCTCAATCAACTTCTCTGCAAACCACTGCCAGAGCCGGATATAACCAG ATTGTACAGTGGTTCTCTTGTGTATAATTTGGTGCAGAAGCTGAAGACCTCATCTACTACAGAAGACATTTTTAAGCCATGTCCTCCAATGGATACCCTGTATCGGGACTTTGTTGGTGCTGTAATGTCTGCTATACCCCCAGACTGTTTCCAGAATAGGTCTAAGTCAGCTTCCAAGAAATCTAAGAAAAATGCTAAATCGGGCAATATCAAGATGCCAGATAGGATAAAAAATCCCCAACAGTGTGATACAACCAACCGATTTGCCGCTCTGTTACTAGATGACTGA